A window of Castanea sativa cultivar Marrone di Chiusa Pesio chromosome 1, ASM4071231v1 contains these coding sequences:
- the LOC142617213 gene encoding eukaryotic translation initiation factor 3 subunit B-like, with amino-acid sequence MADVMVMKEIEATAAHLGIDLDKLDLDSIRLPPGEDFGILSDDEDVYQGDNLELNTGFGNVIIVDNLPVVTREKFGKLETVVRKIYSQIGMIKEDGLWMPVEYEPESKSEKTLGYCFIEFNTPLEAELAKEKTNGYKLDKAHIFAVNMFDDFDRFMKVPDEWAPPEFKPYTPGENLQQWLTDEKARDQFVIRAGSDTEVLWNDARHLKPEPVYKRAFWTESFVQWSPLGTYLATVHRQGAAVWGGASTFNRLMRYAHPQVKLIDFSPGEKYLVTYSSHEPSNPRDANRVVINIFDVRTGKVMRDFKGSADDFAIGGTGGVTGVSWPVFRWAGGKEDKYFARIGKNIISVYETETFSLIDKKSLKVENVVDFSWSPTDPILALFVPELGDHPARVSLMQIPSKDELRQKNLFSVSDCKMYWQSNGDYLAVKVDRYTKTKKSTYTGFELFRIRERDIPIEVFELENKNDKIIAFAWEPKGHRFAVIHGDNPRPDISFYSMRSANNTEKVKKLITLKGKQANALFWSSTGRFIILAGLKGFNGQLEFYNVDELETMATAEHFMATDIEWDPTGRYVATAVTSVHEMENGFNIWSFNGKLLYRILKDHFFQYLWRPRPPSFLSPEKEEEIAKNLKKYSKKYEAEDQDVSMLLSEQDREKRKMLKDEWEKWVNEWKHLHEVEKLEREKLRDGEASDEEEEYEAKEVEVEEILDVSEEVLSFEE; translated from the exons ATGGCGGACGTGATGGTGATGAAAGAGATCGAGGCCACGGCGGCACACCTCGGAATCGATCTCGACAAACTCGACCTCGACTCCATTCGCCTCCCTCCCGGCGAAGACTTCGGCATCCTAAG tgatgatgaagatgtTTATCAAGGGGATAATCTGGAGTTGAACACTGGGTTTGGCAATGTTATCATTGTTGATAATCTCCCTGTCGTTACTCGGGAAAAATTTGGGAAGCTTGAAACTGTTGTTCGTAAAATCTACAGTCAGATTGGTATGATCAAGGAGGATGGCCTTTGGATGCCTGTTGAATACGAGCCCGAGTCTAAGTCTGAGAAAACCTTAGGCTATTGCTTTATTGAGTTTAATACTCCTCTG GAAGCTGAGCTTGCAAAGGAGAAGACAAATGGGTACAAGTTGGACAAGGCTCACATTTTTGCAGTGAACatgtttgatgattttgatagGTTCATGAAAGTTCCAGATGAGTGGGCCCCTCCTGAATTTAAGCCGTATACTCCAGGG GAAAATCTTCAACAATGGCTGACTGATGAAAAAGCTCGTGATCAGTTTGTGATTCGTGCTGGTTCAGATACTGAGGTTTTATGGAATGATGCACGGCATCTGAAGCCTGAGCCAGTTTATAAGCGTGCT TTCTGGACTGAAAGTTTTGTGCAGTGGTCCCCACTGGGGACCTACTTGGCGACAGTTCACAGGCAAGGTGCCGCTGTTTGGGGTGGTGCCAGCACCTTTAATCGCCTTATGCGTTATGCTCATCCtcag GTTAAACTGATTGATTTTTCCCCTGGTGAGAAATATTTAGTGACCTATAGCAGCCACGAACCAAGTAATCCTCGTGATGCGAAT agGGTTGTGATAAATATTTTTGATGTGAGAACTGGAAAAGTGATGAGAGATTTCAAGGGAAGTGCTGATGACTTTGCTATTGGAGGAACTGGTGGTGTTACAGGGGTGTCATGGCCTGTTTTCAG ATGGGCAGGAGGTAAAGAAGACAAATATTTTGCTAGAATTGGGAAAAATATTATCTCTGTCTATGAAACAGAGACCTTTTCACTTATTGACAAGAAATCCCTGAAGGTAGAAAATGTAGTGGATTTTAGTTGGTCACCTACAGATCCAATTCTTGCACTCTTTGTTCCTGAATTGGGGGACCATCCTGCTAGG GTGAGTCTAATGCAAATCCCAAGTAAAGATGAGTTAAGGCAGAAGAATCTTTTCAGTGTTAGTGATTGCAAAATGTACTGGCAAAGCAATGGGGATTATCTCGCTGTTAAGGTTGATCGCTATACAAAAACGAAAAAAAGCACATACACAGGCTTTGAGCTTTTCCGTATAAGAGAGCGAGATATTCCCATTGaggtttttgagcttgagaatAAGAATGACAAGATCATTGCCTTCGCTTGGGAGCCAAAAGGCCACAGGTTTGCCGTTATCCATGGTGATAACCCAAGACCTGATATAAGTTTCTACTCAATGCGCTCTGCAAACAATACAGAGAAGGTTAAAAAGCTCATTACTCTGAAAGGGAAGCAGGCAAATGCTCTTTTCTGGTCATCTACTGGGCGCTTCATTATACTCGCAGGAttaaagggtttcaatggacagCTGGAGTTTTACAATGTTGATGAGCTTGAAACCATGGCAACAGCTGAGCATTTTATGGCAACAGATATTGAATGGGATCCGACTGGAAG GTATGTTGCAACTGCAGTGACTTCCGTGCATGAGATGGAAAATGGTTTCAACATATGGTCCTTCAATGGCAAGCTACTTTATAGGATCCTGAAGGATCATTTCTTTCAG TACTTGTGGCGCCCAAGACCACCATCATTCTTGAGTCCtgagaaagaggaagagatagcaaagaacttaaagaagtaCAGTAAGAAGTACGAGGCAGAGGACCAGGATGTATCAATGCTATtgagtgagcaagatcgtgagAAGCGGAAAATGTTGAAGGATGAATGGGAGAAGTGGGTCAATGAGTGGAAGCATTTGCATGAAGTAGAAAAACTCGAGAGGGAGAAACTCAGGGATGGAGAAGCCAGCGATGAAGAGGAAGAGTACGAGGCAAAAGAAGTTGAAGTTGAGGAGATATTGGATGTTTCAGAGGAGGTCCTTTCGTTTGAGGAGTGA